Proteins encoded together in one Hymenobacter monticola window:
- a CDS encoding TlpA family protein disulfide reductase, with protein MMRPYLWAALLLATLPAAAQRAKVTKATVFKDVDGQVILKDEFKAKLRTGKFAVYDYQSQGRAFMSISLRPADSPDAVRSQALSPARTFGKPAPTFSGVDVRTGQPVALADLRGKVVVVNFWFIRCPYCIEEMPNLKALTAAYRDNPDVVFVSLARDKAEALRKFLATRGDFGFAVLPEASDVARQFGVLGYPTTAVIDRQGRFTYDQEYTDNLTRLREAIGRAL; from the coding sequence ATGATGCGACCCTACCTGTGGGCGGCCCTGCTGCTCGCCACGCTGCCCGCCGCCGCCCAGCGCGCCAAAGTCACCAAAGCCACGGTGTTTAAAGACGTTGACGGCCAGGTCATTCTTAAGGACGAGTTCAAGGCCAAGCTGCGCACCGGCAAGTTTGCCGTCTACGACTACCAGTCCCAGGGCCGCGCCTTCATGTCTATTTCGCTGCGCCCAGCTGACTCGCCCGACGCCGTGCGCTCGCAGGCCCTGTCGCCGGCGCGCACCTTCGGCAAGCCCGCCCCCACTTTCAGCGGCGTGGACGTGCGCACGGGCCAGCCCGTGGCGCTGGCCGATTTGCGCGGCAAGGTCGTGGTGGTGAATTTCTGGTTCATCCGCTGCCCCTACTGCATCGAGGAAATGCCGAACCTGAAGGCGCTCACGGCCGCCTACCGAGACAACCCGGACGTGGTGTTTGTGTCGTTGGCACGCGACAAGGCTGAGGCGCTCCGCAAGTTTCTGGCCACGCGCGGCGACTTCGGCTTCGCGGTGCTGCCCGAGGCGAGCGACGTGGCCCGGCAGTTCGGCGTGCTGGGCTACCCCACCACGGCCGTCATCGACCGCCAGGGGCGCTTCACTTACGACCAGGAATACACCGACAACCTAACGCGACTGCGCGAGGCCATTGGGCGGGCCTTATGA
- a CDS encoding GrpB family protein produces the protein MLLPYRESWADEFTEIARRIRAAAGPAILRIDHIGSTAVPGLSAKDVIDIQVTVPTLDDVTELTRPLWQAGFRQGAFEYDVYHALPEQSAELRKLYLREPLGGRRTHIHVREAGRFNARFALLFRDYLRAHAPARQEYELLKTRAATVFPDSIEGYLYLKEPVFHLIYQAAECWASQMRWAPAPEVR, from the coding sequence GTGCTGTTACCCTACCGCGAATCGTGGGCTGATGAGTTCACCGAAATTGCCCGTCGCATCCGCGCCGCGGCCGGCCCGGCCATTTTGCGTATCGACCACATCGGCTCCACGGCCGTGCCGGGCCTGAGCGCGAAGGACGTCATCGACATTCAGGTGACCGTACCTACCCTCGACGACGTCACGGAGCTAACGCGCCCGCTCTGGCAGGCCGGTTTCCGGCAGGGCGCTTTTGAGTATGACGTGTACCACGCCCTGCCTGAGCAATCGGCAGAGCTGCGCAAGCTCTACCTGCGCGAGCCGCTGGGCGGGCGCCGCACCCACATCCACGTGCGGGAGGCGGGGCGCTTCAACGCGCGGTTTGCGCTGCTGTTCCGCGACTACCTGCGGGCCCACGCGCCGGCCCGCCAGGAGTATGAGCTGCTGAAAACCCGCGCCGCCACGGTTTTCCCCGATAGCATCGAAGGCTATCTGTATTTGAAAGAACCCGTCTTTCACCTCATCTACCAGGCCGCCGAGTGCTGGGCCAGCCAGATGCGCTGGGCGCCGGCGCCGGAAGTCCGCTAA
- a CDS encoding MGH1-like glycoside hydrolase domain-containing protein has translation MQEQTRLAEARSNTVAWKQFGPYLTERQWGTVREDYSAHGDAWNYISHDMARAYAYRWGEEGLGGISDDKQLLCFALGLWNGQDTILKERLFGLTNPEGNHGEDVKEQYYYLDSTPTHSYMRMLYKYPQQAFPYIDVRDENARRTRQEPEYELLDTGIFAENRYFDVFIEYAKAGPQDLLIQITAQNRGPEAAPLTVLPQLWFRNTWTLGYDDHRPEIRRAAPDALEAEHRDLGRYQLYCDQPAELLFCENETSPTLFGKKRKKKNKAHRYYKDGINEYVVNSQATAVNPAGRGTKVAAHYQLTIEPGQSRTVRLRLSQPAHEAPFADFDQLFAQRKHEADEFYNCIQENLPSADARNVQRQAFAGMLWSKQFYYYDVSQWLDGDPARPAPPKERLTGRNHTWRHLHNADIISMPDKWEYPWYAAWDLAFHCLPLAMVDSTFAKHQLRLLCQDGYLHPNGQMPAYEWHFSDVNAPVHAWATWRVYQMDRKLHGQPDTEFLEAVFQKLVMTFTWWVNRKDRDERNIFEGGFLGMDNIGVFDRSAPLPTGGKIEQSDGTSWMAMFSLNLMRMALELARTTPVYQEMATKFFEHFLHIAEAMTRGAGGKFNLWDDEDQFYYDVLHAPDDSRTRLRIRSMVGLIPLFAVEVIDDELLATVPEFHARALALLQRRPRLAELVSRWQEPGHGARHLMGLMRRSRLRNVLTRMLDETEFLSDYGIRSLSRYHLDNPYQYHMGEADSVSVHYVAGEADSDMFGGNSNWRGPVWFPVNYLIIESLQRFHSYYGDGFTVEYPTGSGQQHTLAQVADALSARLARLFLKDENGRRPALGQSEIEQTDPHFRDYLLFHEYFHGDDGHGLGASHQTGWTGLVVRLLEKAV, from the coding sequence ATGCAAGAACAAACCCGCCTCGCCGAAGCCCGCTCCAACACCGTTGCCTGGAAGCAATTCGGCCCTTACCTTACTGAGCGCCAATGGGGCACCGTGCGCGAAGACTACAGCGCCCACGGCGACGCCTGGAACTACATCAGCCACGACATGGCCCGCGCCTACGCCTACCGCTGGGGCGAGGAAGGCCTCGGCGGAATCTCCGACGACAAGCAGCTGCTCTGTTTTGCCCTGGGCCTCTGGAACGGCCAGGATACCATTCTCAAAGAACGCCTCTTCGGCCTCACCAACCCCGAGGGCAACCACGGCGAAGACGTAAAGGAGCAGTATTACTACCTCGACAGCACCCCCACGCACTCCTACATGCGGATGCTGTACAAGTACCCGCAGCAGGCGTTCCCCTACATCGACGTGCGCGACGAAAACGCCCGCCGCACCCGCCAGGAGCCCGAGTACGAGCTGCTCGACACCGGCATCTTTGCCGAAAACCGGTACTTCGACGTCTTCATCGAATACGCCAAAGCCGGCCCGCAGGACCTGCTCATCCAAATCACGGCCCAAAACCGCGGCCCCGAAGCCGCGCCGCTCACGGTGCTGCCGCAGCTCTGGTTCCGCAACACCTGGACGCTGGGCTACGACGACCACCGCCCCGAAATCCGCCGCGCCGCCCCCGATGCCCTCGAAGCTGAGCACCGCGACCTGGGCCGCTACCAGCTCTACTGCGACCAGCCCGCCGAGCTGCTCTTCTGCGAAAACGAAACCAGCCCCACGCTTTTCGGCAAGAAGCGCAAGAAGAAAAACAAGGCCCACCGCTACTACAAAGACGGCATCAACGAGTACGTGGTGAACAGCCAGGCCACCGCCGTGAACCCCGCCGGGCGCGGCACCAAGGTCGCCGCACACTACCAGCTCACCATCGAGCCCGGCCAGTCCCGCACTGTGCGCCTACGTCTCAGCCAGCCCGCCCACGAGGCTCCGTTTGCTGATTTCGACCAGCTCTTCGCTCAGCGCAAGCACGAGGCCGACGAGTTCTACAACTGTATTCAGGAGAACCTGCCCAGCGCCGATGCCCGCAACGTGCAGCGTCAAGCCTTCGCCGGCATGCTCTGGAGCAAGCAGTTTTATTACTACGATGTGAGCCAGTGGCTAGACGGCGACCCCGCCCGGCCCGCGCCGCCCAAGGAGCGCCTCACCGGCCGCAACCACACCTGGCGCCACCTGCACAACGCCGACATCATTTCGATGCCGGATAAGTGGGAGTACCCTTGGTACGCGGCCTGGGATTTGGCCTTCCACTGCCTGCCGCTGGCGATGGTGGACAGCACCTTCGCCAAGCACCAGCTGCGCCTGCTCTGCCAGGATGGCTACCTGCACCCCAACGGCCAGATGCCGGCCTACGAGTGGCATTTCAGCGACGTGAACGCGCCGGTGCACGCCTGGGCCACTTGGCGCGTGTACCAGATGGACCGCAAGCTGCACGGCCAGCCCGACACCGAATTCCTCGAAGCCGTGTTCCAGAAGCTGGTCATGACCTTCACCTGGTGGGTGAACCGCAAGGACCGCGACGAGCGCAACATCTTCGAAGGCGGCTTCCTGGGCATGGACAACATCGGTGTGTTCGACCGCTCGGCCCCGCTGCCCACCGGCGGCAAAATCGAGCAAAGCGACGGCACCTCCTGGATGGCCATGTTCTCGCTCAACCTCATGCGCATGGCCCTGGAGCTGGCCCGCACCACGCCCGTGTACCAGGAAATGGCCACCAAGTTCTTCGAGCACTTCCTGCACATCGCCGAAGCCATGACGCGCGGCGCCGGCGGCAAATTCAACCTCTGGGACGACGAGGACCAGTTCTACTACGACGTCCTGCACGCTCCCGACGACAGCCGCACCCGCTTGCGCATCCGCAGCATGGTGGGCCTCATCCCGCTCTTCGCCGTCGAAGTCATTGATGACGAACTGCTGGCCACCGTGCCCGAATTCCACGCCCGTGCCCTGGCGCTGCTCCAGCGCCGCCCGCGCCTGGCCGAGCTGGTGAGCCGCTGGCAGGAGCCCGGCCACGGCGCCCGCCACCTCATGGGCCTGATGCGCCGCAGCCGCCTGCGCAACGTGCTCACCCGCATGCTCGACGAAACCGAATTCCTCTCCGACTACGGCATCCGCTCGCTCTCGCGCTACCATTTAGATAATCCCTACCAATACCACATGGGCGAAGCCGACAGCGTTTCGGTACACTATGTGGCTGGCGAGGCCGATTCCGACATGTTCGGCGGCAACAGCAACTGGCGCGGCCCCGTCTGGTTCCCGGTCAATTACCTCATCATTGAGTCGCTGCAGCGCTTCCACAGCTACTACGGCGACGGCTTCACCGTGGAATACCCCACCGGTTCGGGCCAGCAACACACCCTGGCGCAAGTGGCCGATGCCCTCTCGGCCCGCCTGGCCCGCCTGTTTCTCAAGGACGAAAACGGCCGCCGCCCCGCCCTCGGCCAGTCTGAAATCGAGCAAACCGACCCGCATTTCCGCGACTACCTGCTCTTCCACGAGTACTTCCACGGCGACGACGGCCACGGCCTCGGCGCCAGCCACCAAACCGGCTGGACGGGCTTAGTGGTGCGGCTGCTGGAGAAGGCGGTGTAG
- a CDS encoding DUF1624 domain-containing protein gives MRPEDVSQASVLLFFTRWVTHFCAPTFVFLSGCSIYLLEQKLGSRLRLSRFLLTRGLWLVLMEVIVINFILQWGAYNLILLQVIWAIGWGMVLLAGLVWLPRGVLAALALAIIAGHNLLPNMQSVTADNAIWALLHNSPFLLPLPGLPPLLVPYSLGPWLGLMLAGYVVGPWFGLPLAARNRRLRLAGTALLVLFVVLRATNWYGDPQPWSGQPRGSIYTVLSFINITKYPPSLLFVCLTQGVALWLLSGAETASGRLSRWLRTFGQVPFFYYLLHLLLISGAAWVWSYLAFGHPFNFSFAEPKDWPAGYQPSLARAYAVWAGVIFTLYWPCRWYRGYKQRHSHWWLSYL, from the coding sequence GTGCGGCCCGAGGACGTGTCGCAGGCCTCGGTGCTGCTGTTTTTCACGCGCTGGGTCACGCACTTCTGCGCGCCCACGTTCGTGTTTTTGTCGGGCTGCAGCATCTACCTGCTGGAACAGAAGCTGGGCAGCCGCCTGCGCCTGAGCAGGTTTCTGCTCACGCGGGGCCTGTGGCTGGTGCTGATGGAGGTCATTGTTATCAACTTCATTCTGCAATGGGGCGCTTACAACCTTATTCTGCTGCAGGTTATCTGGGCCATTGGCTGGGGCATGGTGCTGCTGGCGGGGCTGGTGTGGCTGCCGCGCGGGGTGCTGGCGGCGCTTGCCTTGGCCATCATCGCGGGGCACAACCTACTGCCCAATATGCAGTCCGTCACGGCCGATAACGCCATCTGGGCGCTGCTGCACAACAGCCCTTTTTTGCTGCCGCTGCCGGGGCTGCCGCCGCTGCTGGTGCCCTATTCCCTGGGGCCGTGGCTGGGCCTGATGCTGGCCGGCTACGTGGTGGGGCCCTGGTTTGGGCTGCCGCTGGCGGCGCGCAACCGGCGCCTGCGCCTGGCCGGCACGGCGCTGTTGGTGCTGTTTGTGGTGCTACGGGCCACCAATTGGTACGGCGACCCCCAGCCCTGGAGCGGGCAGCCGCGCGGGTCGATTTACACCGTGCTGTCCTTCATCAACATCACCAAATACCCGCCGTCGCTGCTGTTTGTGTGCCTCACGCAGGGAGTGGCGCTGTGGCTGCTGAGCGGGGCCGAAACCGCTTCGGGCCGGCTGAGCCGCTGGCTGCGCACCTTCGGGCAGGTGCCGTTTTTCTACTACCTGCTGCACCTGCTGCTCATCAGTGGGGCCGCCTGGGTGTGGAGCTACCTCGCGTTTGGCCACCCGTTCAACTTCTCCTTTGCCGAGCCCAAAGACTGGCCCGCCGGCTACCAGCCCAGCCTGGCCCGCGCCTACGCGGTGTGGGCGGGCGTGATATTTACCCTGTACTGGCCCTGCCGCTGGTACCGGGGCTACAAGCAGCGGCACAGCCACTGGTGGCTGTCGTACTTGTAG
- a CDS encoding pectate lyase encodes MLLFLRASSRPTLLFGCLAVGLTLAGCGKKSDDAGGGSTSVPTSNPVNETAFAFPGAEGAGKATTGGRGGRVIKVTNLNDSGPGSLRAALDASGARTVVFEVAGNIVLQSPLRLRNGDITIAGQSAPGDGICIQNYELNVDANNVIIRFMRFRMGDLTRNEQDALWGRYHQNIVVDHCSMSWSIDECSSFYANKDFTMQYCILAESLNKSFHNKDDHGYGAIWGGSNVTFHHNLLAHHNSRNARFDGGKRSGTGNSPYGIDLVDYRNNVIYNWGSNSAYGGENGQYNLVNNYYKAGPATPTSVRRRIMQVSLEADVATYGPGYGKFFIDGNFVNGFTAISADNWNGGVDLTTGVTQANAKVTTQYAAAPITQHSAVAAYDYVLNYAGASLRRDAVDTRVVSEVRNGTYTFSGSKTGKLGIIDSQTDVGSWPALATAPAPADTDGDGMPDAWETAKGLDPKVANGNRRDLSTGYDNLEVYLNSLVQPITEAQLK; translated from the coding sequence ATGCTTCTTTTCCTCCGCGCGTCCTCCCGTCCCACCCTCTTGTTTGGCTGCCTCGCCGTGGGTCTCACCCTGGCCGGTTGCGGCAAAAAATCAGACGACGCGGGCGGCGGCTCCACGTCGGTGCCCACGTCCAACCCCGTTAATGAAACGGCGTTTGCCTTTCCGGGAGCCGAAGGCGCGGGCAAGGCCACCACAGGCGGGCGCGGCGGGCGCGTCATCAAGGTCACGAACCTGAACGACTCGGGCCCGGGCAGTCTGCGGGCGGCCCTCGATGCCAGCGGCGCGCGCACGGTGGTGTTTGAGGTAGCGGGCAACATTGTGCTGCAAAGCCCGCTGCGCCTGCGCAACGGCGACATCACCATTGCCGGGCAGTCGGCGCCGGGCGACGGCATCTGCATTCAGAACTACGAGCTGAACGTGGACGCCAACAACGTCATCATACGCTTTATGCGCTTCCGGATGGGCGACCTTACCCGCAACGAGCAGGACGCGCTGTGGGGCCGCTACCACCAGAACATCGTAGTGGACCATTGCTCGATGAGCTGGTCGATTGACGAGTGCAGCTCGTTTTACGCCAATAAGGACTTCACCATGCAGTACTGCATTCTGGCGGAGAGCCTCAACAAGTCGTTTCACAACAAGGACGACCACGGCTACGGCGCCATCTGGGGCGGCTCGAACGTCACCTTCCACCACAACCTGCTGGCCCACCACAACAGCCGCAACGCCCGCTTCGACGGCGGCAAGCGCAGCGGCACCGGCAACAGCCCCTACGGCATCGACCTGGTGGACTACCGCAACAACGTGATTTACAACTGGGGCTCTAACAGCGCCTACGGCGGCGAAAACGGGCAGTACAACCTCGTAAACAATTACTACAAAGCCGGCCCGGCCACGCCTACCAGCGTGCGGCGGCGCATCATGCAGGTGTCGCTGGAAGCCGACGTGGCCACGTATGGCCCTGGCTACGGCAAGTTCTTCATCGACGGCAACTTCGTAAACGGTTTCACGGCCATCTCGGCCGACAACTGGAACGGCGGCGTGGACCTGACCACCGGCGTGACCCAAGCCAACGCCAAGGTGACGACGCAGTACGCCGCCGCGCCCATCACGCAGCACTCGGCCGTGGCCGCCTACGACTACGTGCTGAACTACGCCGGCGCCAGCCTGCGCCGCGACGCCGTGGACACCCGCGTGGTGAGCGAGGTGCGCAATGGCACCTACACCTTCAGCGGCTCGAAAACCGGCAAGCTGGGCATCATCGACTCGCAAACCGACGTGGGCAGCTGGCCCGCCCTGGCCACCGCCCCTGCCCCGGCCGACACCGACGGCGACGGCATGCCCGACGCCTGGGAAACCGCCAAGGGCCTCGACCCCAAAGTAGCCAACGGCAACCGCCGCGACCTGAGCACCGGCTACGACAACCTGGAAGTGTACCTCAACAGCCTGGTGCAACCCATCACGGAGGCGCAGCTGAAGTAG
- a CDS encoding mechanosensitive ion channel family protein, translating into MSEQITHLFSHFPDIVTVLAVLLGGLAAGLLVRFVIFGLLRAYDRREDSALARSVARHLRAASAWFLPVLALSLLLPLVPLPPKPFEVLRRFVEFTLILTFAWGLIKALDVAQDMVQLRYQLGSPDNLRVRKLFTQLQFLKKLAASLVAFVAVGLVLMSFETVRRLGTGLLTSAGIASVIVGFAAQRSISNLLAGFQIAFTQPIRIDDVLVVEGEWGRVEEITFTYVVLSIWDERRLVLPLNYFIEKPFQNWTRNSARLTGAVFLQTDYTVPIDALRAELRRLLEASPLWDQRVCALQVTDSKERTLELRALLSAANASALWDLRCLVREGLVAFLQREFPQSLPRTRAEVAGPF; encoded by the coding sequence ATGAGCGAACAAATAACCCACCTGTTTTCCCATTTTCCTGATATCGTAACCGTCTTGGCCGTGCTGCTGGGCGGGTTGGCGGCTGGGCTGCTGGTGCGCTTTGTCATCTTCGGGCTGCTGCGGGCCTACGACCGGCGCGAAGATTCGGCCTTGGCCCGCTCCGTGGCGCGGCACCTGCGCGCGGCCAGCGCGTGGTTTCTGCCGGTGCTGGCCCTTTCGCTGCTGCTGCCGCTGGTGCCGTTGCCGCCCAAGCCGTTTGAGGTGTTGCGCCGCTTCGTGGAGTTTACGCTGATTCTGACGTTTGCCTGGGGGCTGATAAAGGCGCTGGACGTGGCCCAGGATATGGTGCAGCTGCGCTACCAGCTCGGCTCGCCCGACAACCTGCGGGTGCGCAAGCTGTTCACGCAGCTGCAGTTTCTCAAAAAGCTGGCGGCTTCGCTGGTGGCATTTGTGGCCGTGGGGCTGGTACTCATGAGTTTCGAAACGGTGAGGCGTCTGGGCACGGGCCTGCTCACCTCGGCCGGCATTGCCAGCGTGATTGTGGGCTTCGCGGCGCAGCGCTCCATCAGCAACCTGCTGGCGGGGTTCCAGATTGCCTTCACCCAGCCCATCCGCATTGATGACGTGCTGGTGGTGGAGGGCGAATGGGGCCGCGTGGAGGAAATCACCTTCACCTACGTGGTGCTCAGCATCTGGGACGAGCGCCGGCTGGTGCTGCCGCTCAACTACTTCATCGAAAAGCCTTTCCAGAACTGGACGCGCAACAGCGCCCGCCTCACCGGCGCGGTGTTCCTCCAAACCGACTACACCGTGCCCATCGATGCCCTGCGCGCCGAGCTGCGCCGCCTGCTGGAAGCCAGCCCGCTTTGGGACCAGCGCGTGTGCGCGCTGCAAGTAACGGACTCCAAAGAGCGCACCTTGGAACTACGCGCCCTGTTGAGCGCCGCCAACGCCAGCGCCCTCTGGGACCTGCGCTGCCTGGTGCGCGAGGGGCTGGTGGCGTTTTTGCAGCGCGAGTTTCCGCAGAGCCTGCCACGCACGCGGGCCGAGGTGGCGGGGCCGTTCTAG
- a CDS encoding alpha/beta hydrolase family protein: MKSLLILDSTLLLGNCVTTSRPAQPVTTAPFEMRLEQWTLFDSARQRAIPVVLYRPAHSNARSPLKPAILSHGYGGHNTDYTFLAQTLLAHGYLVASIQHELPTDAPMPTTGNVREVRRPFWERGVQNILFVRQALQRKYPRVDFSELLLVGHSNGGDTAMLFAAEHPALVARVVSLDNRRVPFPRAARPRVLTLRSSDQVADPGVLPTPAEQARFGTTLVPLKNTIHNDMWDGATAAQKAEMNAAVSHFLEN; encoded by the coding sequence GTGAAATCCCTCCTAATCCTCGACTCGACCTTACTGCTAGGCAACTGCGTTACAACCTCTCGGCCAGCTCAGCCAGTGACCACCGCCCCGTTCGAAATGCGGCTGGAGCAGTGGACCCTATTTGATTCAGCCCGCCAGCGAGCCATTCCCGTGGTTCTGTACCGGCCGGCGCATAGCAACGCAAGGAGCCCGCTGAAGCCCGCCATTCTCAGCCACGGCTACGGCGGGCACAACACCGACTACACCTTCCTGGCCCAGACGCTGCTGGCGCACGGCTACCTGGTGGCCAGCATCCAGCACGAACTGCCCACCGATGCCCCCATGCCCACCACGGGCAACGTGCGCGAAGTGCGCCGGCCCTTCTGGGAGCGCGGCGTGCAGAACATCCTGTTTGTGCGGCAGGCACTGCAGCGGAAATATCCCCGGGTCGATTTCAGCGAATTGCTGCTAGTGGGCCATTCCAACGGCGGCGACACGGCCATGCTTTTTGCCGCGGAGCACCCGGCCCTGGTAGCACGGGTGGTTTCGCTCGATAACCGGCGCGTGCCCTTCCCGCGCGCCGCGCGGCCCCGGGTGCTCACGCTCCGTTCGTCCGACCAGGTGGCCGACCCCGGCGTGCTGCCCACGCCCGCCGAGCAAGCACGGTTTGGGACGACCCTGGTGCCGCTCAAAAACACCATTCACAACGATATGTGGGACGGGGCTACGGCGGCGCAGAAAGCGGAAATGAACGCAGCAGTATCGCACTTTCTGGAGAATTGA
- a CDS encoding phosphatase PAP2 family protein, producing the protein MKLLASLALAASLLTAAAPAAHAQPKVTSPYHTRFAVDGPIVLGLGAVSAFGLYRVQQKSGLSDAQLAALRKEDVPAFDRFSAGWYSDNWQLTSDLLCYPTLVIAPGLLALNDDVRGRYGQVLGLYLQTMLASDALFTTSVGNIYRYRPYLYGTEGGGGRSGKIATNSFFAGHTAHTATATFFAAKVLHDFNPGYEGEGLVWGAAAVVPAAVAYSRIKAGKHFLSDNIVGYAVGATMGIVVPQLHKEAGRAGVSLVPMQGLNVNGYAYSGFVLSKQL; encoded by the coding sequence ATGAAATTGCTTGCCTCACTGGCCCTCGCGGCCTCCCTGCTCACTGCTGCCGCCCCGGCGGCCCATGCGCAGCCCAAAGTCACTTCGCCCTATCACACGCGCTTTGCCGTCGACGGCCCCATTGTGCTGGGCCTGGGCGCCGTGAGCGCCTTTGGCCTCTACCGCGTGCAGCAGAAAAGCGGCCTGAGCGACGCCCAGCTGGCCGCCTTGCGCAAGGAAGACGTGCCGGCCTTCGACCGGTTTTCGGCCGGCTGGTACAGCGACAACTGGCAGTTGACCAGTGACCTGCTGTGCTACCCCACGCTGGTGATTGCGCCCGGCCTGCTGGCCCTGAACGATGACGTGCGCGGCCGCTACGGCCAGGTGCTGGGCCTCTACCTGCAAACCATGCTGGCTTCCGACGCCCTGTTCACCACCTCGGTGGGCAACATCTACCGCTACCGGCCCTACCTCTACGGTACCGAGGGCGGGGGCGGCCGCTCGGGCAAAATCGCCACCAACTCCTTCTTTGCCGGCCACACGGCCCACACGGCCACGGCCACCTTCTTCGCCGCCAAGGTGTTGCACGATTTCAACCCCGGCTATGAAGGCGAAGGTCTGGTGTGGGGCGCAGCCGCCGTGGTGCCGGCCGCCGTGGCCTACAGCCGCATCAAGGCAGGCAAGCACTTTCTCTCCGATAATATCGTGGGCTATGCCGTGGGCGCTACCATGGGCATCGTGGTGCCGCAGTTGCACAAGGAAGCCGGGCGGGCCGGCGTGTCGTTGGTGCCCATGCAGGGCCTGAACGTGAATGGCTACGCCTACAGTGGCTTCGTGCTGTCGAAGCAACTGTAA
- a CDS encoding zinc dependent phospholipase C family protein yields the protein MLFRLFLFLLLAAPAAPAAAYSVLTHQAIIDTTWANCIAPQLERHYPGGTAKEMNRAKSYAYGGAILQDMGYYPLGSSLFTNLTHYVRSGDFVRNLLREARNRNEYAFALGALAHYAADNVGHPEGTNLIIPTVYPDLKAKFGPVVTYEQSRVRHTEMEFSFDVVQVAAGRYQSQKYHKAIGFRVSKPVMERAFRQTYGIEMKQIFLSVDASIVMFRFAVNQLLPAAARAAWHHKHDEIRELSPRARRGDSLYHANRRLYRREFGSDYERPGFGAKLMANVLRVLPKIGPLKPYAFTLPDVPGALQFHRSYQDSEARFRALVREQPADTSRTRPLADTNLDTGAPTQPTAYVLADRTYGELLRRLHQHKFRHLTPALRQTLLSYFASGIPTPTRETDRDDDNAREARKYRRKTQEALAALRALPG from the coding sequence ATGCTGTTTCGCCTTTTCCTGTTTTTGCTGCTGGCCGCGCCCGCCGCGCCGGCCGCGGCCTACTCGGTGCTCACCCACCAGGCCATCATCGACACCACCTGGGCCAACTGCATTGCGCCCCAGTTGGAGCGCCACTACCCCGGCGGCACTGCCAAGGAAATGAACCGGGCCAAAAGCTACGCCTACGGCGGCGCCATTCTGCAAGACATGGGCTACTACCCGCTGGGCTCCAGCCTGTTCACCAACCTGACGCACTACGTGCGCTCCGGCGACTTCGTGCGCAACCTGCTGCGCGAGGCCCGCAACCGCAACGAATACGCCTTTGCGCTGGGCGCGCTGGCCCACTACGCAGCCGACAACGTGGGCCACCCCGAAGGCACCAACCTGATTATCCCGACGGTGTACCCCGACCTGAAGGCCAAGTTCGGGCCCGTGGTGACCTACGAGCAGTCGCGCGTGCGGCACACCGAGATGGAATTTTCCTTCGACGTGGTGCAGGTGGCCGCCGGGCGCTACCAAAGCCAGAAATACCACAAGGCCATTGGCTTTCGGGTGAGCAAGCCGGTGATGGAGCGCGCCTTCCGGCAAACCTACGGCATTGAGATGAAGCAGATTTTTCTGAGCGTGGACGCCAGCATCGTCATGTTTCGCTTTGCCGTGAACCAGCTGCTGCCGGCCGCCGCCCGTGCCGCCTGGCACCACAAGCACGACGAAATCCGGGAGCTGAGCCCACGCGCCCGGCGCGGCGACTCGCTCTACCACGCCAACCGCCGGCTGTACCGCCGCGAGTTTGGGAGCGACTACGAGCGGCCGGGTTTCGGGGCCAAGCTGATGGCCAACGTGCTGCGCGTGCTGCCCAAAATCGGCCCGCTCAAGCCCTACGCCTTCACCCTGCCCGACGTGCCGGGGGCCCTGCAGTTTCATCGCAGCTACCAGGACTCGGAGGCCCGGTTTCGCGCCCTGGTGCGGGAACAGCCCGCCGACACGTCCCGCACCCGGCCCCTGGCCGACACCAACCTCGATACCGGCGCGCCCACCCAGCCCACTGCCTACGTGCTGGCCGACCGCACCTACGGCGAGCTGCTGCGCCGGCTGCACCAGCACAAGTTCCGCCACCTCACCCCCGCCCTGCGCCAAACCCTGCTTAGCTATTTCGCCAGCGGCATCCCCACGCCCACCCGCGAAACCGACCGCGACGACGACAACGCCCGCGAAGCCCGCAAATACCGCCGCAAAACCCAGGAGGCCCTGGCGGCCCTGCGGGCGCTGCCGGGCTAA